Genomic segment of Truepera radiovictrix DSM 17093:
CCGAGCCAGGTAGCAGCGTCCGGTGGTCCGGCCCCAGAGCGAGCCTCAGCAGGTGCGGCACCACGAGCCCCACGAAGCCGATAATGCCCGAGACCGACACCGCCGCCCCCACCGCTAGGGCGGTGAGTACGATGATGGCGGCTTTGACGACCTCGACCCGTACGCCTAGGTGCCCCGCTTCGGCTTCGCCCAGCAAAAAGGCGTTGAGGGGCCGCGCGAGCTGCGGCATAAGGAGGATGCAAAGCAGCAAAAAGGGCGCGGCGGAAAGGAGCGCGCGCCAGGTCACTCCGCCCAGGCTCCCCAAGCTCCAGAAGGTCAGGTCGCGTAGCTGCGCGTCGTCGGCCAAAAAGGTGAGAAAGCCCGTCGCCGAACCCGCGACGGCGTTGACCGCGACCCCCGCGAGGAGCATCGTGGCGACCGCCGTGCGCCCCTGCGAGGTGGCGAGCGCGTAGACGAGCAGCGTCACCAAGAGGCCGCCCACAAAGGCCGCGACGGGTAGCAGCCACGCCCCGCCGACGCCTAGCGCGCCCCCCAGCACGATCACGGTCGCTGCCGCGAGGGCCGCGCCGGTCGAGACGCCCAGGAGGCCGGGGTCGGCCAGGGGGTTGCGGAAAAGCCCCTGCATGGCGGCGCCGGAGACCGCCAAGGCCGCCCCGACGAGCGCGCCCAGCGCCACGCGCGGCAGGCGAATGGCGAGCAGCACCGCCGCTTGCTGCGTCTCGAAGGGGACGTCCAAGGGGACACCGAGCCGGTCTAGCAAGATCGCCGCGACCTGCGGGGGCGCGATCCGCACCGCGCCGAGGCCGACGTTGAGCAGCACGGCGGTCACGAGCAGGGCGCCGAGCACGCCGAGGACGAGGCCGCGGCGCGGAGGTCGGGTGGTCGCGGCGGGGTGCTCGCGCGCGGGGGCGTAACCGGTCACCGC
This window contains:
- a CDS encoding FecCD family ABC transporter permease, with protein sequence MTGYAPAREHPAATTRPPRRGLVLGVLGALLVTAVLLNVGLGAVRIAPPQVAAILLDRLGVPLDVPFETQQAAVLLAIRLPRVALGALVGAALAVSGAAMQGLFRNPLADPGLLGVSTGAALAAATVIVLGGALGVGGAWLLPVAAFVGGLLVTLLVYALATSQGRTAVATMLLAGVAVNAVAGSATGFLTFLADDAQLRDLTFWSLGSLGGVTWRALLSAAPFLLLCILLMPQLARPLNAFLLGEAEAGHLGVRVEVVKAAIIVLTALAVGAAVSVSGIIGFVGLVVPHLLRLALGPDHRTLLPGSVLLGAALLLFADLFARTVVAPAELPIGIVTSLVGGPFFLWLLLRDRSGRGVSG